The sequence CCCTGCGGGTTCGTGGCGAGCGCGGCCGAGGGGCTGCTCCCCAGGAGCGCGATCGACACTCGCGTCGCGCATCGCTCGTTCTTCGCCGCCGGATCTTCGTCCGCCGAGGCCTTCGTGCCGCTCCCCGCTACCACGGCGGCCGCGACGGCTGCTGGCAGGAGAAGAAGTGTCGCCCGACGTCCGAGGTTTGCCACGCTCATGGGTCCTCCTAAAAACTGGGAAGTAGATCCGACGTTCGGATTTGACTTCGTGGAGCATTAAGCATGCACCGTGCCACACGTAAGTATCGAATAGTACTACGCGGGAGGTGCGAAGAATTGGATCTTATGGGATCCATGTTGGGCCCCGTGAGAATCGGAGGAAAAGGGGGCGCATGTGCGCAAAACCTGCGGGACATGGGACCTCCGCCCGGCGCGCGACTGGCGCGCAGGGGCTCTTCCGCTATGCTACCCGCCCTCCGATGGCGTCCTCGTTCCCCACGCTGCGCCCCCCGCTCGCCGCGGTCCTCGCGCTCGTCGCGAGCCTCGCCCTCACGCTCTGGCCGGGCTCGGCGGCGGCGCGCGCCTCCGCGCCGGCCGTCGGCGAGCCCACACGCCTCGAGGTCCGCGGTCACCCGGACGCGTTCTATTACCGCGCGCGAGGCAAGGGCACGAAGCCCGTCATCCTCTACCTGCACGGGCGCAACGGCAACGCCGCGGAGGACTGCCGCAAGTGGGCGAAGGTGGCCACCCAGTTCGGCTGGGTGCTCTGCCCCCAGGCCCCCGGCGACTCGGGCGGTGGCGGTCGCACGTGGATGAACGACGCGCAGAGCGGCAAGGCCGTCATGGACGCGGCGCTCGCCTCGCTCCGCGCCAAGCACAAGGGCCGCGTGAACCGATACGGCAACATCCTCGTCGGGTTCAGCGAGGGGGCGTTCGTGGCCATGCAGGCCGGCCTCCTCGACCAGAAGACCTGGAGCAAGTGGCTCATCCTCGCGGCGAGCGACCGGTACTGGGTGACCGAGCCCGGCGCAGCGCTCACCGGAGGAACGGGCGGGGGGCACCTGCAGCGGGTCTACCTGCTCACGGGGGAGACCGACGCCGTCGCCCCGAACACGACGCGGGTCGGCGCGCTGCTCAAGAAGCACAAGGTGCCCGTCAGGGTGCGCATCGCGCCGGGCATGGGGCACGAGCTCGCGCGCGAGCAGATGATCACCACCTACCGGCGGCCGCTCTCGTGGCTCGCCCTCGGCCGATGACCGCGCGGCCGAGGCGGAGTCAGGCGTGAGCTCCGCCCCGCCGCACGCGGAGGCCGGGCGCTTCGTGGGCGGCCCCCGTGACTCGAGCTGCCCGTCCAGCCCATGGCTGCCGGAGCGCGAGCTCGTCGCCCTGGCCTCGGGGTTCGCCCGGGCGGAGGCCGCTCTCGGGCTCCGCGAGGTCAACCTGGCCCGGACGCCGTCGTTCGATCTCGTCGGAGCGCCTGGCGCGCCTCGCGTGCGCGTGCACCTCGCGCTCGAGTGCTTCCAGGTGACAGGGAGCTTCAAGGTGCGCGGCGCGCTGTTCGCCCTCCGCGAGGCGAGGCGGCGGACGCCGGGGCTCTCGCGGGTCGTCGCCGCGAGCGCAGGAAACCACGGCGCGGGGGTCGCGTTCGCTGCCAAGGCGCTGGGGCTCACGGCGACGCTGTTCGTGCCGCGAGGCGCGCCCGAGGCGAAGCTCGCGAAGATGCGCGCGTACGGCGCCGAGCCGCGCCTGGCCGACTCGATCCACTACGACGGCGCGGAGACCGAGGCCATGGCGTACGCTGCCGCCGAGGGCGTGCCCTTCGTCTCTCCCTACGACGACCCCGACGTGCTCGTGGGCAACGGCGCGTCGCTCGCGTTCGAGATCGCGCGCGCGCTCGGAGCTCCACCCGCGGCGGTCGTGGCGCCCATCGGCGGCGGGGGCCTCGCGACCGGCCTCGCCCTCGGGCTCGCCGTCGCCGCCGGGGTGCCCTACGGGGAGGGCCCGCCCGTCCTCGCCGCTCAGAGCGAGGCCTCCTGCGCGTTCGCGCTCTCGCTCGAGCGCGGCCGCGCGATCACGACCCTCGAGGGCCCGCCCACCCTCGCGGAGGGCCTCGAAGGCGGCATCTCCGAGCGCGGCTTCGCGCGCGCGCGGGCCGTGTGCGCCGGCGCGCTCGTCGTGAGCGAGGCGGCGATCGAGGCGGCGATGTATGCGCTCTACACGCATCTGGGGCTCGTGGTAGAGGGCTCCGCGGCGGTGGGCGTCGCGGCCCTCGCCACGCAGGCCGGACAGGCGGCGCTCGCGCGTGCCGGGGCCGGCTCCGACGCCGACGTCGTGGTCGTGGTGACCGGACGCAACGTGGACGCCGCCCGGGCCGCGAAGGTCGTCCTGCGGCAGCCCGTGCGCTGACATTGACCGGACGCCATCGGGGATGGGATAAGCCCCGCCATGAGCCAGAGCCCCGCCCCGAACGCCCCGCTCATCCTCGGCATCGCGGGAGGCTCGGGCTCCGGGAAGAGCACGATCGCGCGGGCCATCTTGGGGGCGTTGCCCGAGGGCGCGGGGGTCCTCCTCGAGCAGGACCACTACTACCATCCGCAAGCGCACCTGCCGCAGGAGGAGCGGGAGCGGGTGAACTACGACCACCCCGACGCCCTCGAGCTCGATCTCCTGGCGAGCCATGTGCGCGCGCTGAGAGAGGGCCGCGCGATCGAGCGCCCGAGCTACGACTTCACGACGCACGACCGCGCGAAGGAGACCACGCTCGTCCCGGCCGCGAAGGTGATCGTCGTCGAGGGCATCCTCGTGCTCTCCGACGAGCGGCTTCGGGCGCTCTTCGAGGTGAAGCTCTTCGTCGACACCGACGCCGACATCCGGCTCATGCGTCGGGTGCGGCGCGACCTCGAGCAGCGCGGCCGCACGTTCGCGTCGGTGCGCAAGCAGTACTACGACACCGTGCGCCCCATGCACCTCGCGTTCGTCGAACCGTCGAAGCGCTTCGCGGACATCATCATCCCCGAGGGCGGCCAGAACCGCGTGGCGCTCGACTTCCTCGTCGGCTTCATCCGCTCCCGCGCCTGACGGCGGACGAGCCGCGGCCAGGCCACCGTCCTCGGCTCCGCGTTCAGCGGTGCGGCTCCGATCGGCTCGCGACTACTTCTTGCCGGGCTTGGCGGAGCCCGAGGGCGCGGGCGCGGCGGGCTGCACGAGCTCGACCTCCCAGTCGAGCGGGGTGTCGTCGCCAGCCCACGGGGGGAAGACGAGCCCCGAGAACGCGTTCGAGATGCACCGCCCGGCGGGCTTGTCGGCGTGACTCGCGGGGACCGTGACCTCCTTGACGCGACCCGCGCGCCCGAGCACGAGGTGGATCGTGACCTTGCCCCACGGGCCGGTGGCCGCGCCCGATTCGTCGCGCGCGTCGCCGCACGAGTCCTTCACCGCGCGCGACGCGCGCTTCAGCGCCACCTCGGTGCCGTCCTTGTCGTAGGTGTTCTTGCTGGTCCCGGCAGGCGTCGCGGCAGGCGGTGGCGTCGCGGGGTCGTCGGTCTTGGGGGGCTCGTCCGTCTTCGGATCGCCGCCGGTCTCGGGCGGCTTCGGGGCGCCGCACGCGAACAGAGACGCAGCGACGACCAGCGCCGTCGGTGCCAAGAACCAACCGAGCAAGGAGCGCGTGTTCATGCGCGAAGTCTGCACCCGCCCAGGGCCCCACGTCAAAGGGGCGCGACGAACGGTGCGGGCAAAAATCAAGTAGCGCGCGGCGTCACGCCTTGCGCGAGCGCCGCTCGGCGACGCCCGCGAGCGCGAAGCAGCCGACGGCCGCGAGCAAGGCCGGCACACCCACGAGCGGGCGCATCGCGACCCACGTGCCACCGCCGACGCCCACCACGGCGCCAACGCCGAGCAGCCCGGAGATCAGCACCGCGGAGACGCGCGGGGCCCGCGTGAAGCGCGGCACGAACGGCCGCCGCGAAGCGAACGGCACGAGGAGGAGCGACAGCGCCACGATGGCCGCCAGCGCCGTGAGGCCTCGGAGGCCGAGCGTGAGGCGCGAGGTGTCCTCTTTCGCGACCGCGAACATGGCCTTGGCCTCCACGTCTCCGGAGGCGAGCAAGAACACGACCTCGTCGGCCTCGGGGTTCGGCTGATAGGCCACGAACGTGCCCCCCGACTGCCGCGCGACCAGGCTCACGGTCTGGGGCTTCACGATCTGATAGGAGATGCGCAGATCGCCCACCCTCGGGTCCTTGGGGTCCTTCCCGTAGAAGGCGGCCCCCTCGTGCTCGTGGAGCTGCGCGGCGTGCGGC comes from Myxococcales bacterium and encodes:
- the udk gene encoding uridine kinase, with the translated sequence MSQSPAPNAPLILGIAGGSGSGKSTIARAILGALPEGAGVLLEQDHYYHPQAHLPQEERERVNYDHPDALELDLLASHVRALREGRAIERPSYDFTTHDRAKETTLVPAAKVIVVEGILVLSDERLRALFEVKLFVDTDADIRLMRRVRRDLEQRGRTFASVRKQYYDTVRPMHLAFVEPSKRFADIIIPEGGQNRVALDFLVGFIRSRA
- a CDS encoding pyridoxal-phosphate dependent enzyme, translated to MSSAPPHAEAGRFVGGPRDSSCPSSPWLPERELVALASGFARAEAALGLREVNLARTPSFDLVGAPGAPRVRVHLALECFQVTGSFKVRGALFALREARRRTPGLSRVVAASAGNHGAGVAFAAKALGLTATLFVPRGAPEAKLAKMRAYGAEPRLADSIHYDGAETEAMAYAAAEGVPFVSPYDDPDVLVGNGASLAFEIARALGAPPAAVVAPIGGGGLATGLALGLAVAAGVPYGEGPPVLAAQSEASCAFALSLERGRAITTLEGPPTLAEGLEGGISERGFARARAVCAGALVVSEAAIEAAMYALYTHLGLVVEGSAAVGVAALATQAGQAALARAGAGSDADVVVVVTGRNVDAARAAKVVLRQPVR